The stretch of DNA CCGGCGGACGAATGGAACGCTTCGACGAAAACCTGACCCGAACCGCCCTGCGTGAAGCCCAGGAAGAGGTAGGCATCCGGGTGTCGGATGTAAACGTGCTGGGTTTGCTGACGGAGTTATTTATTCCCCCCAGCAACTTTTACGTGCAACCCGTAGTAGGTGTTCTCCCTTACCGCCCCGACTTTTACCCTGACCCGCGTGAGGTAGAAGCCGTGCTGGAAGTTAGTCTGGATACACTCTTAGATGAGACCATCGTTGGCGACAGTCAGATCGAAGTGCGGGGCGTGGTGGTCGATGCGCCGTTCTACCAGATTCAGGGCTACCGCGTTTGGGGAGCCACTGCCATGATGATCAGTGAGTTATTGATGGTAATCGGTCGTTAACTACTGGGCTGTTCCAGCCACGAAATAGAGTTCGGCCAATGCTTTCTGGTATTTGGTTTTCAATTCTTCGCCTTTCACCCGCAAATCGATCAGTTTGGTTTCGCGAGCATTCACCAAGAACAGGCTGCTTTCGCCAATCTCAAATTTTTGCTGTTCGGCCTGCAACAGCCGCTGCTGGTTCTGAATGGCCTGCTGTTGTACGGCAATCTGCTGGCTAAACGCCTGCATCTGGTTGAAAGCCGCCTGCACGTCGTTGGCAATATCGCGGCCAACCTGCTGCCGCTCCAGAATCACCTGCTGGTTTTTAACCTGCACTTCACGCAACTTTCCCCGCTCTTTTCGCAGAAAAAGCGGAAAGATTACATCGACGCCAACTTTGTAATTCTGTGGCTGGAAAGAGAAATAGTTAGGTAAGTTGTAGCGCCGGTCTATGTCGGGCGTTGCACTCAGTAAATTGGCGTCGAGCATAATTTGCGGCTGAATCAGTGCCCGGCGGAGCCGCTCCTCCAGCGAAAGTTGCTTTGATTTCAGGTCTAATTTGAGCAGTTCGGGGTGTTGTTGGGCCGCCTGATCGGCCAATGCCTGTAGTGCCGCTTCATTGGGAGGAGTTAGTCCCGGCTGCTGAGGGATAGCTGTTGCGGGTAACTCAACGGGTTGCCCATCAGCATTCCACAAAAACGCATTCAGGCGAATGCGGGCATTGTTCATCTCTACCACCGCCTGCTCACGCTGTACCTGCCGGTCCTGCACCGTAATCAGGGCTTCAGTGGTATCAATAATGGCCGCATCACCCAATAAAGCGCGTTGCCGAAGTGCGTTAAAACGTGTATCAGCCAGGTCAAAACCTTCGTCAATCAGCCGAAACTGCTGGTACGCCAGAAACCATTCCCAGTAGGTTTTGGCGGCATCGAACAACACTTTGTTCACCAGTTTGACCCGGTCAGCAGCCGCCAGGTCGAGCGCGAGCCGGGCCTGCCGAACAGCCGTTCGCCGGGCGTCAATCATCAGCGTTTGCCCGATAGGTACAGTAATGCCGACCCCCGCCAGCCCTGTCGGGGGGGTTGTCTCCTCCGGGTTAATAAACCGGCCACCCGGATTGTTGCGGTCGTAGGACACGTTCAGGTCGATGCCGCCTAACCAAACCGGAACGGCCAACTTGTTGCGCCAGTGGTCGAAGTAGAGTTTGTTGTCAAACTCCTTCCGGTCGTAGTGCGACACTAACTTGGGGTCAAACGCGCCCCGCGCCTGCATCAGCACCTGCTCGGCTTCGGCTCCGAACAGTCCGGCCTGTTTTACGATTGGGTGATACTGCCGGATAAGTTCATAAAAAACAAGTGCCGAGAACACCGTTGTGTCGGGAGCCACAGCCGGGCCGTTGGTTGAGGTGGCAACCGGCAAGCCTGTGGCTGAAGTTGGCACCGAGGCCAGCAATTGTGGTTTCGGAATCGGCACCGACGTTACGGGGGCGGGGCGTTGGGTAGTTTGCGCCCCAACGCTGCACGCAACGAGCCAGCAACAAAAAATGGCAAAGACTTGTCTCATTTTTTCGCTCCTCCTTCTTCTTTCGGCTCCTGATTCAGGCTGGGCGGGAAACCGTTCAACTGCCGCCAGAGTTCGTACCATACCGGCACATCTTCGAGCATTACCCAGCCATATACGCCCGACCCAATACGCAACTGCGGGGGCCAGGGCTGATCGCCTTTCTGCACCAGTGGTCGCACCAGCATCCGGTATTTACCGTTTACGCTACTCACAGCGTCGATAACGGCCACCTGCCCGCCAAACGTACCGACCGATACGGTCGGCCAACCCGAAAACTGAATGGCAGGCCAGCCGTCGAACTCCAGCCGCACCACCCGCCCACGCTGAATGAGGGGCACATCCATTGCCCGCACAAACAACTCAACTGCCAGTTGCGGATTGCCCGGCTGAAGCGTGGCAATCGACTCGCCTTCTTTGATCGTCTCGCCGATACCAGCCTTCAGTGGGCGCACCACGAAGCCATCCTGCGGAGCACGCACTACATACAGCCCCCGACGCACGTCGACGCTACTGATTTTGTTGCGTAGTTTGGCAATTTCACCATCAGCTTCGGCCCGATACGACACCGCCGAGCTACGGTCAGACTGGGCTTTGGCAACTTTTTCCTGATAATCGGCCTGAATAGTACCCAGGTCGAGTTGGGCATTGATCAACTCCTGCCGCGAAACGGCCAATTTGTTTTCCTGCGAAATCACCTTCGCCTGATCTTCCTGCACTTTTAACCGGCGCGTTTCCAGATCATTCAACGAAAATAAATTGTTTCTGTACCCTTTCTCAAAGCGGTCGAGCCGGTCGAGGGCAATCTGGTAGTTTTTCCGGATAGCCGCCAAATCAGCCTCATCGGCTTTTACTTTGAATTCGCTCTGTTTCACTTTGTTACGGGCGGCTTTCAGCTTTACCTCAACGCCCACGTTCAGGGCTGTAATCTGCGCATCCAACGCTCTGATTTTGGTATTCGTAGCCTGCAAACTTCCCTGTTTGGCAGCCAACTGTTCGGTCAGTCGTTGTGGCAGATTTGGGTCGAAATACTCGTCTTTAATATCGGAGATAATCAGTAACGTATCGCCCCGTTTCACATAGTCGCCATCTCTGACGGCCCACCGTTCG from Spirosoma montaniterrae encodes:
- a CDS encoding NUDIX hydrolase codes for the protein MIDTTFQAFTEDLRQRLREPLPGERAHSKMASTARYRLGIKPNERTRRSAVLICFYPYQDSVFLPLILRPQYDGVHAGQMAFPGGRMERFDENLTRTALREAQEEVGIRVSDVNVLGLLTELFIPPSNFYVQPVVGVLPYRPDFYPDPREVEAVLEVSLDTLLDETIVGDSQIEVRGVVVDAPFYQIQGYRVWGATAMMISELLMVIGR
- a CDS encoding TolC family protein — its product is MRQVFAIFCCWLVACSVGAQTTQRPAPVTSVPIPKPQLLASVPTSATGLPVATSTNGPAVAPDTTVFSALVFYELIRQYHPIVKQAGLFGAEAEQVLMQARGAFDPKLVSHYDRKEFDNKLYFDHWRNKLAVPVWLGGIDLNVSYDRNNPGGRFINPEETTPPTGLAGVGITVPIGQTLMIDARRTAVRQARLALDLAAADRVKLVNKVLFDAAKTYWEWFLAYQQFRLIDEGFDLADTRFNALRQRALLGDAAIIDTTEALITVQDRQVQREQAVVEMNNARIRLNAFLWNADGQPVELPATAIPQQPGLTPPNEAALQALADQAAQQHPELLKLDLKSKQLSLEERLRRALIQPQIMLDANLLSATPDIDRRYNLPNYFSFQPQNYKVGVDVIFPLFLRKERGKLREVQVKNQQVILERQQVGRDIANDVQAAFNQMQAFSQQIAVQQQAIQNQQRLLQAEQQKFEIGESSLFLVNARETKLIDLRVKGEELKTKYQKALAELYFVAGTAQ
- a CDS encoding HlyD family secretion protein; the encoded protein is MLNLSNQRVNEELFTHYTLKTLRELPQSDGGRKLGRWMLFFLVVGLVVMFLPWQQNINGEGVISALTPQDRPQTIQNAIAGRIERWAVRDGDYVKRGDTLLIISDIKDEYFDPNLPQRLTEQLAAKQGSLQATNTKIRALDAQITALNVGVEVKLKAARNKVKQSEFKVKADEADLAAIRKNYQIALDRLDRFEKGYRNNLFSLNDLETRRLKVQEDQAKVISQENKLAVSRQELINAQLDLGTIQADYQEKVAKAQSDRSSAVSYRAEADGEIAKLRNKISSVDVRRGLYVVRAPQDGFVVRPLKAGIGETIKEGESIATLQPGNPQLAVELFVRAMDVPLIQRGRVVRLEFDGWPAIQFSGWPTVSVGTFGGQVAVIDAVSSVNGKYRMLVRPLVQKGDQPWPPQLRIGSGVYGWVMLEDVPVWYELWRQLNGFPPSLNQEPKEEGGAKK